From the Amycolatopsis thermoflava N1165 genome, one window contains:
- a CDS encoding helix-turn-helix domain-containing protein, whose amino-acid sequence MRELAGRLAALDPEAGAAVKVIAYFDRLVDGHAGLEALVRGAATLAGCAARLEAPGRRIRVSADGRRSDLDTPVDPAWPGVDGLWLERPGPPSAVDAMVLERAAAAIRLVLERDRVPEPVEVVLDGTAAPQAREKAARRLGLGATARAIAYADGTAGVMITPPAGARAGIGPAVPVLDLPSSLAAARTALRFTAEGTPDDPGPRVVRADELGGLAVLAQAVGPGSEPVPDVRALERAAASAPWMLATLDAVATSASLRAAAAALTVHHSTLQDRLAHAETLLGWSVHDPSGRLRLQLALALRRLHRQSTSA is encoded by the coding sequence GTGAGAGAGCTGGCAGGGCGGCTGGCCGCGCTCGACCCGGAGGCGGGCGCCGCGGTCAAGGTGATCGCCTACTTCGACCGCCTCGTCGACGGGCACGCCGGGCTGGAGGCGCTGGTCCGCGGCGCGGCCACCCTCGCCGGCTGCGCCGCGCGGCTGGAGGCGCCCGGCAGGCGGATCCGGGTTTCGGCCGACGGCCGCCGGTCGGACCTGGACACCCCGGTCGATCCGGCTTGGCCCGGTGTGGACGGGTTGTGGCTGGAGCGGCCGGGCCCGCCTTCCGCGGTGGATGCGATGGTCCTCGAACGCGCCGCCGCCGCGATCCGGCTCGTGCTGGAGCGGGACCGGGTGCCGGAGCCCGTCGAGGTCGTGCTGGACGGCACCGCGGCCCCGCAGGCCAGGGAGAAGGCGGCGCGGCGGCTGGGCCTGGGGGCGACCGCGCGTGCCATCGCCTACGCCGACGGCACGGCCGGGGTGATGATCACCCCGCCGGCCGGGGCACGCGCGGGAATCGGCCCCGCGGTGCCCGTGCTGGACCTGCCGTCGTCCCTGGCCGCGGCCCGGACGGCGCTGCGGTTCACCGCCGAAGGCACCCCGGACGACCCGGGTCCGCGGGTGGTCCGCGCGGACGAGCTGGGCGGGCTGGCGGTGCTCGCGCAAGCCGTCGGGCCGGGTAGCGAACCGGTCCCGGACGTGCGTGCCCTGGAGCGCGCGGCCGCGTCGGCGCCGTGGATGCTCGCGACGCTCGACGCCGTGGCCACCAGTGCGAGCCTGCGCGCGGCGGCCGCCGCGCTCACCGTGCACCACTCGACGCTGCAGGACCGGCTGGCCCACGCGGAAACCCTGCTGGGCTGGTCGGTGCACGACCCGTCCGGGCGCCTGCGCCTGCAGCTCGCACTGGCGCTGCGGCGGCTGCACCGTCAGTCGACGAGCGCCTGA
- a CDS encoding serine hydrolase domain-containing protein: MATELKVDTDPAEVGFDARRLDRIDGHFGRYVDDGLLPGYLAVVARRGKIAYVARQGHRDVEAGLPVEVDTRWRIFSMTKPITSVAAMVLYEEGAFELTDPIARWLPEFAEPRVFVKGSALKPVTEPATEPIRVWHLLTHTAGLTYGFHHAHPVDAIYRANGFEWGTPPGADLAECTRRWAELPLVFQPGAEWNYSVATDVLGRLVEVVSGQPLDEFFAQRVFEPLGMGNTGFATDSTDKFAALYVPDPSTGKAVRNDAFGRSGLEKAACLSGGGGLVSTAADYHRFTQFLLNRGELDGVRLLGPRTVDLMTSNHLPGGVDLEAYGRPLFAEMPFHGFGFGLGFSVLTDPVKAKTLSGEGEFAWGGAASTAFWVDPAAEITALFFTQLLPSSTHPIRQYLRQLVYQALVD, from the coding sequence ATGGCGACGGAGCTGAAGGTGGACACCGACCCCGCCGAGGTGGGGTTCGACGCGCGGCGGCTGGACCGGATCGACGGGCACTTCGGCCGGTACGTGGACGACGGCCTGCTTCCCGGGTACCTGGCCGTGGTCGCGCGGCGCGGCAAGATCGCCTACGTCGCGCGACAGGGCCACCGGGACGTCGAAGCGGGCCTTCCGGTCGAAGTGGACACCCGCTGGCGCATCTTCTCGATGACCAAGCCGATCACGTCGGTCGCCGCGATGGTGCTCTACGAGGAGGGCGCCTTCGAGCTCACCGACCCGATCGCCCGCTGGCTGCCGGAGTTCGCCGAGCCGCGCGTGTTCGTCAAGGGCTCCGCGCTCAAACCGGTCACCGAACCGGCCACCGAGCCGATCCGCGTGTGGCACCTGCTCACCCACACCGCCGGGCTCACCTACGGCTTCCACCACGCCCACCCGGTCGACGCGATCTACCGCGCCAACGGCTTCGAGTGGGGGACCCCGCCGGGCGCCGACCTCGCCGAGTGCACGCGGCGGTGGGCGGAGCTGCCGCTGGTCTTCCAGCCCGGCGCGGAGTGGAACTACTCGGTCGCCACGGACGTCCTCGGCCGGCTCGTCGAAGTGGTGTCCGGGCAGCCTCTGGACGAGTTCTTCGCACAGCGCGTCTTCGAACCGCTCGGCATGGGCAACACGGGTTTCGCCACCGACTCCACGGACAAGTTCGCCGCGCTGTACGTGCCCGATCCCAGTACCGGCAAGGCCGTCCGCAACGACGCGTTCGGGCGGTCCGGGCTGGAGAAGGCCGCGTGTCTATCGGGCGGTGGCGGGCTCGTGTCCACGGCCGCGGACTACCACCGGTTCACCCAGTTCCTGCTGAACCGCGGCGAACTCGACGGGGTCCGGCTGCTCGGCCCGCGCACCGTCGACCTGATGACGAGCAACCACCTGCCGGGCGGTGTGGACCTGGAGGCCTATGGCAGGCCGCTGTTCGCCGAAATGCCCTTCCACGGTTTCGGGTTCGGGCTCGGCTTCTCCGTCCTGACCGACCCGGTGAAGGCGAAAACCCTGTCCGGCGAGGGCGAGTTCGCCTGGGGCGGTGCGGCGAGCACCGCGTTCTGGGTCGATCCCGCCGCGGAGATCACCGCGTTGTTCTTCACGCAGCTGCTGCCGTCCAGCACTCACCCGATCCGGCAGTACCTGCGGCAGCTGGTGTATCAGGCGCTCGTCGACTGA